The Numida meleagris isolate 19003 breed g44 Domestic line chromosome 7, NumMel1.0, whole genome shotgun sequence genome contains a region encoding:
- the RPE65 gene encoding retinoid isomerohydrolase isoform X3 produces the protein MYSQVEHPAGGYKKLFETVEELSSPVTAHVTGRIPTWLRGSLLRCGPGLFEVGAEPFYHLFDGQALLHKFDFKEGHVTYHRRFVRTDAYVRAMTEKRIVITEFGTYAYPDPCKNIFSRFFSYFKGVEVTDNALVNVYPVGEDYYACTETNFITKINPDTLETIKQVDLCKYVSVNGATAHPHVENDGTVYNIGNCFGKNFSLAYNIIRIPPLQADKEDPMNKSEVVVQFPCSDRFKPSYVHSFGLTPNYIVFVETPVKINLLKFLSSWSLWGANYMDCFESNETMGVWLHVAEKKKGQLLNIKYRTSAFNLFHHINTFEDNGFLIVDLCTWKGFEFIYNYLYLANLRANWDEVKKNAEKAPQPEARRYVLPLHIDKADTGKNLVTLPYTTATATLRSDETIWLEPEVIFSGPRHAFEFPQINYKKYSGKPYTYTYGLGLNHFVPDRLCKLNVKTKETWVWQEPDSYPSEPIFVSHPDALEEDDGVVLSIVISPGSGPKPAYLLILNAKDMSEVARAEVEVNIPVTFHGLFKRA, from the exons ATGTACAGCCA GGTGGAGCACCCCGCGGGAGGTTACAAGAAGCTCTTTGAGACGGTGGAGGAGCTGTCCTCGCCCGTCACTGCCCACGTCACAG GCAGGATCCCCACCTGGCTCAGAGGCAGCCTCCTGCGCTGCGGGCCCGGCCTATTTGAGGTCGGGGCAGAGCCCTTCTACCACCTCTTCGATGgccaggcactgctgcacaaGTTTGACTTCAAGGAGGGGCACGTCACCTACCACCGGAG GTTTGTTAGGACAGACGCTTACGTGCGAGCCATGACGGAGAAGAGGATCGTGATAACTGAATTCGGTACCTACGCCTACCCAGACCCATGCAAGAACATTTTCTCCAG GTTTTTCTCCTACTTTAAAGGAGTGGAGGTCACTGATAACGCCCTCGTTAACGTCTACCCTGTTGGCGAGGATTACTATGCCTGTACGGAGACCAACTTTATAACCAAAATTAACCCAGACACTCTAGAGACAATTAAGCAG GTGGATCTCTGCAAGTACGTCTCCGTCAATGGGGCCACAGCTCACCCCCACGTGGAGAACGACGGCACAGTTTACAACATCGGCAATTGCTTTGGGAAGAATTTCTCACTGGCCTACAACATCATACGGATTCCTCCACTCCAGGCAG ACAAAGAGGACCCAATGAACAAGTCAGAGGTGGTGGTGCAGTTCCCTTGCAGTGACAGATTTAAGCCCTCCTATGTGCACAG TTTTGGCCTGACCCCAAACTACATCGTGTTTGTCGAAACCCCGGTGAAGATCAACCTCCTCAAGTTCCTCTCCTCCTGGAGCCTTTGGGGAGCCAACTACATGGACTGCTTTGAGTCCAACGAGACCATGGGG GTCTGGCTTCATGTGGcggagaaaaagaaagggcagCTCCTCAATATCAAGTACCGGACCTCAGCCTTCAACCTGTTCCATCACATCAACACCTTCGAGGATAACGGGTTCCTCATTGTCGATCTCTGCACATGGAAGGG ATTTGAGTTCATTTACAATTACCTCTACTTAGCCAACCTCCGAGCAAACTGGGATGAGGTAAAGAAGAATGCAGAGAAGGCTCCCCAGCCCGAAGCCCGCAGATACGTGCTGCCCCTCCACATCGACAAG GCTGACACAGGCAAGAACCTGGTCACCTTGCCCTACACGACAGCCACTGCAACGCTGCGCAGCGATGAGACCATCTGGCTAGAGCCAGAAGTTATTTTCTCAGGGCCACGCCACG CCTTTGAATTTCCACAGATCAATTACAAGAAATACAGCGGGAAACCATATACGTACACATATGGGCTTGGACTGAATCACTTTGTTCCAGACAGG CTCTGCAAGCTGAATGTTAAAACAAAGGAGACCTGGGTGTGGCAGGAGCCAGATTCATACCCATCGGAGCCGATCTTTGTTTCCCATCCAGATGCTCTGGAGGAGGATGATG GGGTGGTGCTGAGCATTGTGATCAGCCCCGGCTCCGGGCCGAAGCCTGCCTACCTCCTGATCCTGAACGCCAAGGACATGAGCGAAGTGGCCAGGGCTGAAGTGGAGGTGAACATCCCTGTGACTTTCCATGGACTCTTCAAAAGAGCGTGA
- the RPE65 gene encoding retinoid isomerohydrolase isoform X2, whose amino-acid sequence MRCLLSHCRFPLCTPKTSCYFSLLASLDFARHSFVLPALLRSCQPRPGVPCRVEHPAGGYKKLFETVEELSSPVTAHVTGRIPTWLRGSLLRCGPGLFEVGAEPFYHLFDGQALLHKFDFKEGHVTYHRRFVRTDAYVRAMTEKRIVITEFGTYAYPDPCKNIFSRFFSYFKGVEVTDNALVNVYPVGEDYYACTETNFITKINPDTLETIKQVDLCKYVSVNGATAHPHVENDGTVYNIGNCFGKNFSLAYNIIRIPPLQADKEDPMNKSEVVVQFPCSDRFKPSYVHSFGLTPNYIVFVETPVKINLLKFLSSWSLWGANYMDCFESNETMGVWLHVAEKKKGQLLNIKYRTSAFNLFHHINTFEDNGFLIVDLCTWKGFEFIYNYLYLANLRANWDEVKKNAEKAPQPEARRYVLPLHIDKADTGKNLVTLPYTTATATLRSDETIWLEPEVIFSGPRHAFEFPQINYKKYSGKPYTYTYGLGLNHFVPDRLCKLNVKTKETWVWQEPDSYPSEPIFVSHPDALEEDDGVVLSIVISPGSGPKPAYLLILNAKDMSEVARAEVEVNIPVTFHGLFKRA is encoded by the exons ATGAGGTGCCTGCTGTCCCACTGCCGGTTCCCCCTCTGTACCCCCAAGACCTCCTGTTACTTCTCCCTGCTCGCCTCACTGGATTTTGCAAGACACAGCTTTgtcctcccagcactgctccgAAGTTGCCAACCTAGGCCTGGTGTCCCTTGCAGGGTGGAGCACCCCGCGGGAGGTTACAAGAAGCTCTTTGAGACGGTGGAGGAGCTGTCCTCGCCCGTCACTGCCCACGTCACAG GCAGGATCCCCACCTGGCTCAGAGGCAGCCTCCTGCGCTGCGGGCCCGGCCTATTTGAGGTCGGGGCAGAGCCCTTCTACCACCTCTTCGATGgccaggcactgctgcacaaGTTTGACTTCAAGGAGGGGCACGTCACCTACCACCGGAG GTTTGTTAGGACAGACGCTTACGTGCGAGCCATGACGGAGAAGAGGATCGTGATAACTGAATTCGGTACCTACGCCTACCCAGACCCATGCAAGAACATTTTCTCCAG GTTTTTCTCCTACTTTAAAGGAGTGGAGGTCACTGATAACGCCCTCGTTAACGTCTACCCTGTTGGCGAGGATTACTATGCCTGTACGGAGACCAACTTTATAACCAAAATTAACCCAGACACTCTAGAGACAATTAAGCAG GTGGATCTCTGCAAGTACGTCTCCGTCAATGGGGCCACAGCTCACCCCCACGTGGAGAACGACGGCACAGTTTACAACATCGGCAATTGCTTTGGGAAGAATTTCTCACTGGCCTACAACATCATACGGATTCCTCCACTCCAGGCAG ACAAAGAGGACCCAATGAACAAGTCAGAGGTGGTGGTGCAGTTCCCTTGCAGTGACAGATTTAAGCCCTCCTATGTGCACAG TTTTGGCCTGACCCCAAACTACATCGTGTTTGTCGAAACCCCGGTGAAGATCAACCTCCTCAAGTTCCTCTCCTCCTGGAGCCTTTGGGGAGCCAACTACATGGACTGCTTTGAGTCCAACGAGACCATGGGG GTCTGGCTTCATGTGGcggagaaaaagaaagggcagCTCCTCAATATCAAGTACCGGACCTCAGCCTTCAACCTGTTCCATCACATCAACACCTTCGAGGATAACGGGTTCCTCATTGTCGATCTCTGCACATGGAAGGG ATTTGAGTTCATTTACAATTACCTCTACTTAGCCAACCTCCGAGCAAACTGGGATGAGGTAAAGAAGAATGCAGAGAAGGCTCCCCAGCCCGAAGCCCGCAGATACGTGCTGCCCCTCCACATCGACAAG GCTGACACAGGCAAGAACCTGGTCACCTTGCCCTACACGACAGCCACTGCAACGCTGCGCAGCGATGAGACCATCTGGCTAGAGCCAGAAGTTATTTTCTCAGGGCCACGCCACG CCTTTGAATTTCCACAGATCAATTACAAGAAATACAGCGGGAAACCATATACGTACACATATGGGCTTGGACTGAATCACTTTGTTCCAGACAGG CTCTGCAAGCTGAATGTTAAAACAAAGGAGACCTGGGTGTGGCAGGAGCCAGATTCATACCCATCGGAGCCGATCTTTGTTTCCCATCCAGATGCTCTGGAGGAGGATGATG GGGTGGTGCTGAGCATTGTGATCAGCCCCGGCTCCGGGCCGAAGCCTGCCTACCTCCTGATCCTGAACGCCAAGGACATGAGCGAAGTGGCCAGGGCTGAAGTGGAGGTGAACATCCCTGTGACTTTCCATGGACTCTTCAAAAGAGCGTGA
- the RPE65 gene encoding retinoid isomerohydrolase isoform X1, whose product MRCLLSHCRFPLCTPKTSCYFSLLASLDFARHSFVLPALLRSCQPRPGVPCRVEHPAGGYKKLFETVEELSSPVTAHVTGRIPTWLRGSLLRCGPGLFEVGAEPFYHLFDGQALLHKFDFKEGHVTYHRRFVRTDAYVRAMTEKRIVITEFGTYAYPDPCKNIFSRFFSYFKGVEVTDNALVNVYPVGEDYYACTETNFITKINPDTLETIKQVDLCKYVSVNGATAHPHVENDGTVYNIGNCFGKNFSLAYNIIRIPPLQADKEDPMNKSEVVVQFPCSDRFKPSYVHSFGLTPNYIVFVETPVKINLLKFLSSWSLWGANYMDCFESNETMGVWLHVAEKKKGQLLNIKYRTSAFNLFHHINTFEDNGFLIVDLCTWKGFEFIYNYLYLANLRANWDEVKKNAEKAPQPEARRYVLPLHIDKADTGKNLVTLPYTTATATLRSDETIWLEPEVIFSGPRHGKTTARSHRGSTRISYPCPANPHAYIPIFAAFEFPQINYKKYSGKPYTYTYGLGLNHFVPDRLCKLNVKTKETWVWQEPDSYPSEPIFVSHPDALEEDDGVVLSIVISPGSGPKPAYLLILNAKDMSEVARAEVEVNIPVTFHGLFKRA is encoded by the exons ATGAGGTGCCTGCTGTCCCACTGCCGGTTCCCCCTCTGTACCCCCAAGACCTCCTGTTACTTCTCCCTGCTCGCCTCACTGGATTTTGCAAGACACAGCTTTgtcctcccagcactgctccgAAGTTGCCAACCTAGGCCTGGTGTCCCTTGCAGGGTGGAGCACCCCGCGGGAGGTTACAAGAAGCTCTTTGAGACGGTGGAGGAGCTGTCCTCGCCCGTCACTGCCCACGTCACAG GCAGGATCCCCACCTGGCTCAGAGGCAGCCTCCTGCGCTGCGGGCCCGGCCTATTTGAGGTCGGGGCAGAGCCCTTCTACCACCTCTTCGATGgccaggcactgctgcacaaGTTTGACTTCAAGGAGGGGCACGTCACCTACCACCGGAG GTTTGTTAGGACAGACGCTTACGTGCGAGCCATGACGGAGAAGAGGATCGTGATAACTGAATTCGGTACCTACGCCTACCCAGACCCATGCAAGAACATTTTCTCCAG GTTTTTCTCCTACTTTAAAGGAGTGGAGGTCACTGATAACGCCCTCGTTAACGTCTACCCTGTTGGCGAGGATTACTATGCCTGTACGGAGACCAACTTTATAACCAAAATTAACCCAGACACTCTAGAGACAATTAAGCAG GTGGATCTCTGCAAGTACGTCTCCGTCAATGGGGCCACAGCTCACCCCCACGTGGAGAACGACGGCACAGTTTACAACATCGGCAATTGCTTTGGGAAGAATTTCTCACTGGCCTACAACATCATACGGATTCCTCCACTCCAGGCAG ACAAAGAGGACCCAATGAACAAGTCAGAGGTGGTGGTGCAGTTCCCTTGCAGTGACAGATTTAAGCCCTCCTATGTGCACAG TTTTGGCCTGACCCCAAACTACATCGTGTTTGTCGAAACCCCGGTGAAGATCAACCTCCTCAAGTTCCTCTCCTCCTGGAGCCTTTGGGGAGCCAACTACATGGACTGCTTTGAGTCCAACGAGACCATGGGG GTCTGGCTTCATGTGGcggagaaaaagaaagggcagCTCCTCAATATCAAGTACCGGACCTCAGCCTTCAACCTGTTCCATCACATCAACACCTTCGAGGATAACGGGTTCCTCATTGTCGATCTCTGCACATGGAAGGG ATTTGAGTTCATTTACAATTACCTCTACTTAGCCAACCTCCGAGCAAACTGGGATGAGGTAAAGAAGAATGCAGAGAAGGCTCCCCAGCCCGAAGCCCGCAGATACGTGCTGCCCCTCCACATCGACAAG GCTGACACAGGCAAGAACCTGGTCACCTTGCCCTACACGACAGCCACTGCAACGCTGCGCAGCGATGAGACCATCTGGCTAGAGCCAGAAGTTATTTTCTCAGGGCCACGCCACGGTAAGACAACAGCTCGGAGCCACAGAGGCAGCACGAGAATCAGCTACCCATGTCCTGCTAATCCTCATGCATATATACCTATTTTTGCAGCCTTTGAATTTCCACAGATCAATTACAAGAAATACAGCGGGAAACCATATACGTACACATATGGGCTTGGACTGAATCACTTTGTTCCAGACAGG CTCTGCAAGCTGAATGTTAAAACAAAGGAGACCTGGGTGTGGCAGGAGCCAGATTCATACCCATCGGAGCCGATCTTTGTTTCCCATCCAGATGCTCTGGAGGAGGATGATG GGGTGGTGCTGAGCATTGTGATCAGCCCCGGCTCCGGGCCGAAGCCTGCCTACCTCCTGATCCTGAACGCCAAGGACATGAGCGAAGTGGCCAGGGCTGAAGTGGAGGTGAACATCCCTGTGACTTTCCATGGACTCTTCAAAAGAGCGTGA